ACGCCGTCGGCGGCGTCGAAGATCGGCTCGATAAGGGCCCCGATCTGGTGGAGTGTGTGGGCGAGTTTCGCAGCATGCCGTTTTCTGAGGCCGTGGGTGCGGGCTTCTGTGAGTTCGGCTCGTAGGCGGCGTTGTATGGCTGTTTGGCGGCTTGTCCGGTGGGGGCCGGGGAACAGGGCCAGCTGCTCCCCGGCGGGCCACCACGTTGCTCAGTCGTTGCTCGTAGTGATCTGTCCTGGCCAGTGCTCGACACTTACGGCGTGGCCGTCCAAGACGCTCGCGGCGTAGAACGAGGCCCATTGCCCCGGGGCAAATGCCAGGGTCTGCTGGGAAGGCTTGTCGTCCTTGTGCTGCCACAGAACGAGGACGCCATCGTCGAGGGTTACTTCGTCTCCGTGGGCGTAGACCTCAGTCTGATCCTTGTCGGCGAGCATGATGCACCAGTAGTACTGGCCATAGCTGCGCGCATCGGGGTTACTCATACTGTCTCCTCCTAGGGTGCTGAAACTTCTCGTTGCTCTTTCGATCCTGACTGGCAAAAACGCATAGCGTCAGGCCGCTTTCCGCTGATCATCTGTTCGGGTGATGCCTTCGGTGGTCTCGTACTGGCAGATGGCGGAGCGCAGTTGCCTTTGTGTGGCGTGACTGCTGGTGACGCCGAGTTCGCACCAGGGGTGCATGTCGTCACCTTGTTCCATGAGCAGCTTGTCGAGGGGATAGCCGCAGCGGGCGGTACACATGGCGCGCTGCTTCTTCAGGGGTGTGACGCGCTGTGCGACCTGCGGGCTTTTCTGTGGCGCGCTGTGGATGGCGCGCTCCGGCACGGAGGTTGGCACGCTGTGGCCGACCAGTCGGTAGACCGTGGGTGCGCCGAAGCGTCCGCCGGTCACGGTCTCCAGCTCGCCGGCCTCCCGGAGCGCCTTGAGTGCGCGGTCGATTGTGCGGGCGCTGGAGCCGGTTTCGGCGGCGAGGACGGCGCGGTGGACCTGGACGATCCCGTCGGCGCTCACGCGGGCGCTGAGCACTTTGAAGACGGTTTCCTGGGTGCTCATGGTCACCACCCGTACTTCAGGTCGGAGGAGACGTCCTCATGGCCTTCAGGGGATGCCGGGGATCGGTTCAAGCCCTTGCGGTGCAGCGGCGTAACGCCGCTGTCGATCTGCTTCTTGAGGGTGCGGATACGTCCCCGAAAGGCTCCACTGCTGAGCCTCTCGGGGCGGGCGATCCATCCGGAGGACCGGTCCACAACATCGGGCAACTGCTGGAGGTCCGGCACCAGGGTGTGGAGGATGTCTGTCAGCTTGCGCTGCGTGGAGGCTTGCGGCTGCCACTGCATGTGAGACGTGATGGCAGCAACGGCGGAGGCGTACTCCGCTCCTCCTGCTGCTGCGTCTTTTGCTTCTTCCTGAAGAACTTGGTGACCTACCTGTCCGGGAGCGTCAGCGACCTCTGCCGCAGCGCTCTGGGGGGTAGGGGGTTGGTTCTTTTTACCGGACGGTTCAAAGGACGGTTCGGGTGCCAGATTGGCACCCCGTTCTGTCGAATTTGGCACCCCGTCCGTCGATGACGCGCTGGAGCGGGGCGTCAGATTGGCACCCCGTTCCCTGGGTGGCCTACAGCGCGCCAAGTCGAGGTCGTACACCGTCGGGCGGCGGTCCTCACGCTCGATGTACAGCTCCGCGAGCTTCTGGTTGCCCTTCCGGATCAGCCCCTGCTCCTCCAGCGTGCGCAGGTGCCGCTGTACGGTTCGCTCGCCCATGCGTGTCTTCCAAACGATGGTGTCGACCGAGGGGAAAGCTCCGGTGCCGTCGTCGTTCGCGTGGTCGGCGAGGATAAGAAGAACGTGGGCGGGTCCCGCGTCTTCTACTGGGGCCTCTTGCATGGCCCATGTCATGGCCTTGATGCTCACAGCGCTCCTCCAGCGATTTCAGCGGTGGCGCGCTGAAGGGCGTGACTCTGTCGGAGGGCTGGCGTAGCCTTACTCACATCGGAACCTTCCTGAAGGTTCTTGTTATCGGGCCCGCCAAGCCGCTTGAAAGCCTCCCGCTGGGGGGCTTTCTTGTTGTCCGCGATCATCTCACTTCCCTCCCCGCAAAAGGACGCGGAGGCGTGCGATCTGGTCCTGCGTGAGGGGCGGCATCTTCTCGGCGGCGACGCGAGCCTTCTCCCGCAGGAGAGCCTTAAGTTCAGGCGACATCGTTGGCCTCCGTAAAGAAGTCGTCGATGCGGCAGCCGATAGCGTCGGCCAGCAGCGCGAGGCTCTGCGAGTTCGGGAGGCGTCGGCCGCAGACCCATGCGCTGATGGTGCGCTGGTCGATTCCGGTAGCGCGGTGGATGTCGCTGCCTTTGAGTCCGGCTTCTTTCCGGAGTTTCCGGAGGCGTTCTCCAGAGAAGGCCCGGGAGGGTTGCACTTTCTGCACCGAGATACCTTTCGGTCTCGGCGCATCTCGCTCACTGCCCGAGGGCAGATTCGCGCGCAGGCAAGGAGTTCACCTGCGCCTTCACCGAATGCGCGACTAGTTAGAGATTAGGCGCATCGGTAGAGAAAATGCAAGGCGCATGTTCCACCCGCCTTGCATGTAAAGGGTTTTCCGCCTGGAAACCCTTTTACAAAATAAGGCCGCCCTGGGGACTATCCAGGGCGGCCTTCACCATCATGCAGCAGGAACATACTCTGCGAACGGCGTTCCATCTCCGGCCAGAACCTCAACATAATCCGGGTCGAAGCCCGGACCGCGCTTCGGCGTCGGCAAGATACGGACCTTGATTCCCAGGACTTCCAGGACGGCCCGCTTCTGGACGACCGTCAACGCCTCCCACGCCGCCTCCACCGCCTCCTGTGGCGGCCCCAACAAATCACCCATCAATTCCAGGTCCCACTTCGGTGTGGCCCCCTCGATCTCCTCCTCCAGTCGTGCGATCTGCTCCTTCAGTTTCTTCGTCACCGCCCGCAGCTGATCCCGCGTGAGCATCCCGTCCGCGTAGTCGTCGGCCGCCTCCTCCAGCCGCGTCTTCAACCCGTCCTGCGCGACCCTCAGGCGCGTCAGCCTCTCCTCATCAGGACCGAACACCGCCGCCGCATCGGGACGGCTCAGACGGGCCACTACGACCGCGCCCACCCACGTGTCGACCAGTTCCTCGTTCCGGCCCGTACACCCCTGCTTCGAGTCACACACATAGAGGAGCTTCTTCGCCCTCCCTCGTGGCTTCGCCGCGAGCACCGAGGTACACACACCGCACTCCCCGATCCCCCACGTCAACAGGTGCTTACGCTGACCGTCACGGCGCACACTCCGCCCAGGAGCCGTCAGCAGGCTCTTGACCTGCTCCCACTTCTCCCGGTCCACGATCGGCTCCCACGCGGCCGGATACAACTCCCCGTGATGCACCCGCAGTCCCGCGTTCGCCGGCCGGAGCGCGAGCTTCTTCACGCTGGTCTTGTTCCACAGCGCGCCGTCCTCGTTGCCCTGAGCGCGTTTCTTCCTCTTCATCACCAGGTTCGCGCCCGGCGGCAGGACCCTCCGTATGTTCAGATCGTCCGTGATCCGGAACAGGGTCTCTCCGGCCAGCAACCGGTTGGTGACCTCCTTCACGATCTCCGCCTGCTCCGGGTCGATCTCGTCGCGGAAGCTCTCCACCCTCCCCGCACGGTCGTACTCGTAGACCCGACGCCACCCGTACTGGACGGCCCCGTTCGCCCTTCCCTCCTCTGCGCGAGCGAGAGCCTCACGGGCGACCCGCTCTCCCTTCACCTCGGACTCCAAAGTGTCCGACTCTCCCACCTGGGCGAGCTGCGACCTCTCCGTCGCCTTAGACATGTCGAAGAACCCTCCCGTCTCGAACGCGACACACGCCTTCGCGTGCCGCAGATCCTCTATGGCCTGCGCCCGCTCGACCCTCCGCCGCCACAACCGGGACGGGTGCAGCGCCAGGACCACGCCCTGGTTCCCCGTCTCCCCCACCTCTGGCATCGCGGTGATGACCGCGTGCATCAACTTGTCGTAGCCGGGCCTCTCCTCTTCCTTGTGGGCGGAGATGTCGTTGTCGTGGAACTCCCCTTTGACCAGCCAGTTCTTGGCTTGGGCATGGACTCGTAGGTCTTGTAGTTGTCGGTGGACTCCCCTGCGCTGTTCTCGGGGATCGTCACTGATGCGCGCGTACAACCAGCACTCGATCTGCACGCTTGACATGTTATCCACTGAGGCGCTTGGCTGTTCCCCGGCGGGGTGGGCAACACACGTAAGGATCCGGAGGCTTTCGCCCGTCTGATCCACGATGTCGAGACGAAGATCTTCGGCACGCTGCCGGACGAGACCTGGGTGTACCCGGGCCACGGCAACGACACGTCTCTGGGCGCGGAGCGGCCCCACCTGCCGGAGTGGCGCGCACGGGGCTGGTAGGCGACCCGCGCTCCGTGCCCCACCAGGGCGCGGGGAGCGCGCGACGGCGACTCGCGTGCCCCGTGTGAACAGAGCGCTCACTCCGGTGCCCCGCGTGCGCTCCCCGCGCTCGGGCGCGCGCTGTCCACTGGTGGCAGTCCCGCACAGGAAGACGGCTCCTGCGCCGGACGGGTCGCCGGCCCCTTCGTTCCCCGCCCTTGGCCGGCGGCCCCACCCGGCAGCGGTGGCCGACGTCCGGCGGCCACCGCCCCGGGCGCCGCGTCCCACCGACGACTTCCGGTCCGCGGCTCTCGCCGCGTTCGGCTCCCGGACCCGTGGAACCGCGAAACGCCGCCCACGTCACGCCAGTTCACAGCATTGCAACACCCGTTCCCACTATGCGCAGCTCGCCCCGCGGCGCGTGCACGGCACGGGGCGGGCGGAGGCCGAGGCGCGCGCCCGTGAGCTGCTGGACCGGCTGGGGCTGGGCGCCAAGGCGGACGAGTACCCGGACCGGCTGAGCGGCGGCCAGCAGCAACGGGCCGCGATCGTCCGCGCCCTGGCCGTACGCCCCCGCCTGCTGCTTCTCGACGAGGTCACGGCCGTCCTCGACCCGGAGCTGGTGGGTGAAGTCCTGAACGTCGTAAGGGACTTGAAGGAGGACGGCATGACCCTGGTGCTGGCCACGCACGAGATGGGCTTCGCCCGGGATGTCGCGGACCAGGTCTGCTTCCTCGACGGCGGGGTCGTGCTGGAACGCGGCCCGGCCGAGGAGGTGTTGGGCGAGCCGCGGGAGGAGCGCACCCGACGCTTTCTGCGCCGGATCGTGGCGGCGGGACGACTCTGAGCGGTCATGTGTCGATGGTGGCACCCGCCACTGACAGTCGGCCGCCGTCCGCGGTCCCCCGTCCGCGGTGCGCCGTGCTCCGTCAGGCCTCCGCCCGCCCCGTCCCCGCCAGTGCCGCGACCCGCTCCACCCCGAACACGTACCCCTGCACACCGCAGCCCGCGATGACACCGTCGGCGCGGAGGGAGACGTACGAGTGGTGCCGGAACTCCTCGCGCCGGTGGATGTTGGAGATGTGGACCTCCAGCACGGGCAGGCCGTCACAGGTGTTGAGGGCGTCCAGGATCGCCACGGAGGTATGCGAGTAGGCGCCCGGGTTGATCACGATGCCGCAGTGGCCGAGACGTGCCTCGTGGATCCAGTCGACCAGTTCGCCCTCGTGGTTGGACTGCCTGAAGTCGACCGTCCCGCCGTGCGTGGCCGCCGCCTTGGCGCACAACTCCTCGACGTCGGCGAGGGTGTCGGAACCGTAGATCTCCGGCTGCCGCTGGCCCAGGAGGTTCAGGTTGGGGCCGTTCAGAATCATGATGGGGGCGCTGGCGAGGGTGCGGGGCACGGTTCCTCCGGTCCGATCAGGTGGGTCGGTCCGTCCGGGACCGCCGCTCGGACCCGGTCTATCACGGTGCGCGGACACCGGAACGGGCCCCCTGGAACGCCCGGCGCACGATGGTGACGTACCGAGGACGGCCGGGCCCCCGCACGCCCCCGTAACTCATGGTGACCGTGGGTAGTTGACGCGGCATGCACCGTGCACGCACAGTAAGGCCCCCTTCCATGCTGCGGCTCGCTGCCGCGGCACTCGCCGGGACGGCCATCGAGTTCTACGACTTCTTCATCTACGGGACGGCCGCCGCGCTCGTCCTCGGCCCGCTGTTCTTCCCGACGTTCTCGCCCCTGGCCGGGACCCTGGCGGCCTTCGGGACCTTCGGGGTCGGGTTTGTGGCACGACCCCTTGGCTCGGTCCTCTTCGGGCACATCGGGGACCGGCACGGACGGCGGCCCGTCCTCGTCGTCTCCCTGCTGCTGACCGGTGCGTCGACCGTCGCGGTCGGCTGCGTACCGTCGTACGCCTCCATCGGCACGGCCGCTCCCGTGCTCCTCCTTGTGCTGCGTTTCCTGCAGGGCCTGGGGCTCGGCGGGGAGTGGGGCGGGGCGGTGCTGCTGACCGCCGAGCACGCGCCCGCCGACCGTCGCGGGCTGTGGTCGAGCTTCCCCCAGATCGGGCCTGCCCTGGGGTTCGTCCTCGCCAACGGCGTGATACTGGCACTGTCGGCGATGCTCTCCGACGCGCAGTTCGCGGCCTGGGGCTGGCGGGTGCCGTTCTGGGCGGCGGGTGTGCTCGCCGCGGCGGGGCTGTGGCTGCGCTCCTCGCTCGCCGAGAGCCCGAGGTTCCTCGAAATGCGGGAGCACGCGCGCGTGCCGCTCGTCGAGGTGGTGCGCGGCCACTGGCGGCTCGTGCTGCTGACGGCCGGGGCGCTCTCCGTGGGATACGCGCTGTTCTACGCGGTGACCACCTGGTCCCTCGCCTACGCGACCGAACGGCTCGGGGTGAGCCGTACCGTCATGCTGGCCGTCATCATGGCGGCCGTCGTGGTGAAGGGGGCCCTCACTCCCGTGGTGGCCGTGCTGAGCGACCGCTACGGACGGCGGCCCCTGTGCCTGGCCGGCTGCGCGGGTGCGGCCGTGTGGATGTTCCCGATGATCGCGCTGCTGTCGACGGGCGAACCGCTGCTGATGTTCCTCGGCTTCCTGGTCGCGCTGATCGCGTTCGTGACGATGTTCGCCGTGATCGCCGCGTACTTGCCGGAGCTGTACGAGCCACGGGTGCGCTGCACGGGCGCGGCGGTCGGCTACAACCTGGGCGGGGTGGTCGGGGGCGCGCTCACCCCGATCGTGGCGACGGCGATCGCCGAACAGAGCGGCCGGGTCCCGTGGGGGGTGGCCGCCTATCTGACCGGCATCGCGCTGCTCAGCCTCGGCTGCTTCGCGCTGCTCCCGGAGACACGGTTCGCGAAGGTGACGGCAGTGGAACCGGCGACGGGATGAACGGCGCCGGCGCCGGCGCCCGCACGTAAACGCTTGCGCAAGCGTTTACGCGGACGGCTTCGCGGGTCACGCGGGTCAGGGCAGGTCGTGGCGGGGTACGGCGGGGCGTGCAGCCGGTGGGGGCTGCGCCGCTCCCGGTCTCGGCTCCCCCGGCTTCGGCTTCGGCTCCCGGCCTCTACGGAGTGATCGCAAGCTCCAAGTACGCCGCGAACAGCACCAGGTGCACTCCGCCCTGCAGCGGGGTCGCCCGGCCGGGGACCACCGTGAGCGAACTGACGACCACGGTCAGCGCGAGCAGCACCATATGGGTGGAGCCCAGGCCGAGGACGAGGGGCCCGGAGAGCCAGATGGACGCGACCGCCACGGCCGGGATGGTCAGGCCGATGCTCGCCATCGCCGAACCGAGGGCGAGGTTCAGACTGGTCTGCACGCGGTCGCGCCGGGCGGAACGCAGGGCGGCGATCGTCTCGGGGAGCAGCACGAGCAGGGCGATGATCACGCCGACCACGGCGTGCGGCATCCCGGCGGCATCCACCCCGGACTCGATGGTGGGTGAGACGCCCTTGGCGAGGCCGACCACGCCGACGAGGGCGAGACCGAGGAAGCCCAGGCTGGTCAGGGCGGTCCTGGTGGCCGGGGTGTCGGCGTGGTCGTCCGCGTCGATCACCTCTCCCTGCCGGGTGATCGGCAGGAAGTAGTCGCGGTGCCGCACCGTCTGGGTGGCCACGAACATGCCGTACAGGACGAGTGAGGAGAGGGCGGCGAAGGTGAGCTGGGCCGTGGAGAACTCCGGTCCCGGCTTGCTGGTGGTGAAGGTCGGCAGCACCAGGCTGAGCGTCGCCAGTGTCGCCACGGTCGCGAGGGCGGCGCCGGTGCCCTCCGCGTTGAAGACGGCCAGGCCGTGCCGCAGGGAGGCGACGAGCAGGCTCAGGCCGAAGATTCCGTTGCAGGTGATCATCACGGCCGCGAAGACGGTGTCCCGGGCCAGCGTGGCGCTCTTGTCCCCGCCGTCCGCCATGAGAGTGACGATCAGCGCCACCTCGATGATCGTGACGGCGACGGCGAGGACCAGCGAGCCGAAGGGCTCCCCGACTCGATGGGCCACCACCTCGGCATGGTGGACCGCGGCCAGCACGGCGCCCGCCAGCACGAGCGTCACGAGGCCGACGAGCACACCGGGCAGATCACGCCCCCAGGTGAGAGCCAGCAGGACGATCGCCATCACGGGTACGACGGCCGTCCACTGCGTCACGAGTGACCGAAGCCGAACGATCATGCAGCGATCGTCGCAGTCGCACGCGACCCCCGCATTCCGGCGGACGGCCCGGCCCTATGCCGCCCCTTGCCGCGGCGTGCGCCCGGGATCCTACGAGCTACTTCAGCTCGGACGAATCGCGTACGTCGCAGTCGGTGAATGCCGGTGGCCGGGTGCACAGCTCCGCGATCAGCCGCGCCACCCTGGTGGTCTCGGGGTCCTCGCTGTTGCGCCTCGCGTCGTCGGACGACTCGAACTCAAGGACCACGAGATAGCGGTTCGGTGTGTTCCGGTCCTGCAGGACCATGCGGTGCAGCGGGCCGCCGCCACGGCCGGCCGACCGCTGCTCGGCCCCTTCGACCAGTTCCCGGATCTCGTCGATGCGCTCGGTCTCGAAGTCGATGATCTGCGCGAACTTCATGGGTACCTCCACTCGGCCGGGCGCCCCCGAAGCGGGAACCGCTCAGCACACAAGCAGGCACCGGGAGCGGTCGGCGGCAATTGGCCGAGCGTCGCTCCCGGTGCTGGTTGTTTCTACGTCCGACGCGGTCAGACGTCGACGCTGTCCTTCTGGGAGCCGTCGCCCTTCTGGGGTCCTTCGCCCTGCCGCGCCTCTTCGGCCGCCTGCTTCTTGGAGGCCATGAGGCTGGTGATGGTGGTGATCACGAGGACACCGCAGATCACACCGAGGGAGACCGGGATGGAGATCTCCGGGACATGGACGCCGGACTCGTGCAGCGCGTGCAGCACCAGCTTGATGCCGATGAATCCGAGGATGACCGACAGGCCGTAACTGAGGTGGACCAGCTTCCTGAGCAGTCCGCCGATGAGGAAGTACAGCTGTCGCAGACCCATCAGCGCGAACGCGTTGGCCGTGAACACGATGTACGGGTCCTGCGTCAGGCCGAAGATCGCGGGGATCGAGTCGAGTGCGAAGAGCACGTCGGTGGTGCCGATCGCGAGCATCACGACCAGCATCGGGGTCATGACCCGCTTGCCGTTCTGCTGGATCCACAGCTTGGTGCCGTGGTAGCGGTCGGCGACACCGAAGCGGCGCTCGGCTGCCTTGAGCAGCCGGTTCTCCTCGAACTCCTCGTCCTCGGCGTCGGCGCGGGCTTCCTGGATCAGCTTCCACGCGGTGTAGATGAGGAACGCGCCGAAGATGTAGAAGACCCACGCGAAGCTCGCCAGGATCGCGGCACCCGCGGCGATGAAGATCGCGCGCAGGACGAGGGCTATGAGCACACCGATCAGCAGCACGCGCTGCTGGTACTGCGTGGGCACCGCGAACTTCGCCATGATCAGGACGAAGACGAAGAGGTTGTCGACGCTCAGTGACTTCTCGGTGATGAAGCCGGCGAAGAACTCTCCGGCGGGCTGGCCGCCGGAGAAGAGCAGCAGTCCGAGGCCGAACAGTGCGGCAAGGACGATCCAGACGACCGTCCAGATCCCTGCTTCCTTGATGGATACGTCGTGCGGCTTGCGGCCGATGAAGAAGTCGACCGCGATGAGGGCCGCGAGGCCCACGATCGTCAGGACCCAAAGGGTCACGGAAACATCCACTGCGCCTCCGGCAGTTCGTAACGGCAAATGTCAGCGTCGTCGCTGCTGGAGGTCTCTTCCACCCGATGTGTCCGGGGCGCGTGATGCGCCCGGGGTTATCCGGGCCGACGCCCCGGGATCCGGCCGGATCCGTATTGACGGGTACGTCGCAGTAGGTAGGGAGTACTCCCCTCCGCACTCATGACAGTACCCCAATCACCAAGAAAAGGTAAAGAGATTGGTAAAAGAAGTCCCAAGTCACCAGGTCAGGCGGCTTGACGAACCCTTGGGAAAGCTTGGCTGAGCCCGACGGGGCTCAGCGGGTGAATTGCGGCGGACCTCAGCGGTTCCAGGCGCGACGCGCTGTCGCGACCTGGGTGAGGACGTGCTGGAGCACCTGGCTGCCGGGCGGAACGCGTGAGGGGTCGTAGGTCCAGGTGTGTCCGACCCAGGGGTCGGCGAGGTGGTCGTCGGGCACGGGCGTGAGCCGGAGCAGAGACCGCCACAGCGGATCGAGCAGCGGCCCGTAGGCGGCGGCGTCCTCCCGGTCGGCGACCAGCATGAGGTGCACCCCGACAGCCGGTCCCTCGTCCGCGAGATAGCGCAGCTGGGTCACGGCACGGTCGTTGAAGCCGTGCGGGAAGTCGTTGACGATGAGAAGTTGCTCGGCAGGGTCGAGATCGGACGGCAGCGAGTCGGCCGCCCCGCCCCGGACAGCCATCTGCACCAGGTCCACCCGCTGGGTCAGCCGGGCCAGTACCTCGTTCACTCCCGCGGCCCCCACGGCGGGCGGGGCCCCGAGCACCCCCGTGTCCACCAGCGGCGCGAGGGACGAGGCCGCCGAGCCCGCCGCGTCGATGACGTGCACGGTGTATTCGCCCGCCGGATAGACGGCGAGCAGCCGGGCGGCGTGCGCCACCGCCGTGTCCATGGAGAGGCGACGCAGGTCGTCGGAGTCCGCGATCGACCCGTCGAAGGATCCCGTCCGGCCGCTGTCGATCCACAGGCCGCGCTCCAGCGGCAGCCGCACCAGCATCGGAATGCTGAGGCCGGCGCTCTCGGGCAGGTGCAGATCTCCCAGGCGCACAGCCATGGGGATCTCCATCGGGACGCAGTAGCCGTGCCAGGCGGGGTTGTCCCAGCGGGCGAACGCCGGGGGCAGCGCCGGTTCGACGACCTCGGCCTCCGCGGTGAGCTGGGCGAGATCGCGGTCCAGCGCCTCCCTGGCCCGGTCCACCAGGTCGGCCTGCTTGGCGCGGGCCGCCTCGCGGGCCGCATCGCCCTGCCCGCCGATGCGGGCGCGCGGGTCCGAGAGAACCTTGTCCAGTTCCTGCTCCATGCGGGACTCGGCGAAGTCGACCGCGCTGCGGTACGCGGCGGTGGCGCGGGCCAGGTCCTCGAACATGCCCCACACCTGGTTGTACAGGCGCTCCTCCATGGACCAGCCGGTCGCGTCGCCCGCGACGGGCTGTGCGGGCTGCCCGGGCTGGGCCGGGGGCGCGGTCGGCGGGGGCGGAGGCGGCGCGGCGGCCTGCCGGCCGGGGTGGCTGTAGTTGACGGGGCCGCCTGCTCCGGGCCCGCCGGGCTGTGGGACGGCGGACGGGTCCCCCGGTGCGGAACCCGCGGGGTAGGCGGGCTGCGGCGCCCCGGGCCCGGCGCCGGGTGCGGTGGATCCCTGGCCGCCGGGGTGTCCGTGCTGCGGCGACATCTGGGCGGGTGTGCCGGGGGACGTCGCTCCGCCCGGGTCCTGCCCCAGCGCGGGGGTCGCGGCGTGCCGGGAGCGGTCGCCATCGGCCGCACGCGGCGGCGGCGCGGCCACCGAGCGCGCGAGTCCCTGGACGACCGCTTCGTTGATACTGCCCGCGAGCTGACGGGCCTGGGGAAGGCCGTGGTCGGTGAGGAGCTCGGCGAGGCCGCCCGCGTATCCCTGGCCGACGGCGCGTACCTTCCAGGCGCCCTGCCTGCGGTAGAGCTCCAGTGCGACGACGGCCGACTCGGCGTCGAGACCGGTGACCGTGTAGCTGGCGACCTCGGCGCCGTCGAGTCCGGTGACCGCGACGAAGGGGGCGGCGACGGCTCCGAAGCGGACCGGGCCGCCCACCCCCGACGGCAGGGCCAGCAGCACACTGACCCGGTGCACGGTCTCCGGCAGGGCGTCCAGGTCGCACGCGAGCCGGTGATCGGCCGCCGCCTGCTTGGACACCTCTATGCCCGGCAGAGTGGGTGATCCCGGATGGGCCACCCACTCGACTCCGGGCACCTTGCCCAGCTCATCGCTGAGCGTGGCCCCGGCCACGATCGGCTTGCCGGCCGACACCC
This sequence is a window from Streptomyces ortus. Protein-coding genes within it:
- a CDS encoding helix-turn-helix domain-containing protein, producing the protein MQKVQPSRAFSGERLRKLRKEAGLKGSDIHRATGIDQRTISAWVCGRRLPNSQSLALLADAIGCRIDDFFTEANDVA
- a CDS encoding helix-turn-helix domain-containing protein → MSIKAMTWAMQEAPVEDAGPAHVLLILADHANDDGTGAFPSVDTIVWKTRMGERTVQRHLRTLEEQGLIRKGNQKLAELYIEREDRRPTVYDLDLARCRPPRERGANLTPRSSASSTDGVPNSTERGANLAPEPSFEPSGKKNQPPTPQSAAAEVADAPGQVGHQVLQEEAKDAAAGGAEYASAVAAITSHMQWQPQASTQRKLTDILHTLVPDLQQLPDVVDRSSGWIARPERLSSGAFRGRIRTLKKQIDSGVTPLHRKGLNRSPASPEGHEDVSSDLKYGW
- a CDS encoding MFS transporter — encoded protein: MLRLAAAALAGTAIEFYDFFIYGTAAALVLGPLFFPTFSPLAGTLAAFGTFGVGFVARPLGSVLFGHIGDRHGRRPVLVVSLLLTGASTVAVGCVPSYASIGTAAPVLLLVLRFLQGLGLGGEWGGAVLLTAEHAPADRRGLWSSFPQIGPALGFVLANGVILALSAMLSDAQFAAWGWRVPFWAAGVLAAAGLWLRSSLAESPRFLEMREHARVPLVEVVRGHWRLVLLTAGALSVGYALFYAVTTWSLAYATERLGVSRTVMLAVIMAAVVVKGALTPVVAVLSDRYGRRPLCLAGCAGAAVWMFPMIALLSTGEPLLMFLGFLVALIAFVTMFAVIAAYLPELYEPRVRCTGAAVGYNLGGVVGGALTPIVATAIAEQSGRVPWGVAAYLTGIALLSLGCFALLPETRFAKVTAVEPATG
- a CDS encoding TerC family protein — protein: MDVSVTLWVLTIVGLAALIAVDFFIGRKPHDVSIKEAGIWTVVWIVLAALFGLGLLLFSGGQPAGEFFAGFITEKSLSVDNLFVFVLIMAKFAVPTQYQQRVLLIGVLIALVLRAIFIAAGAAILASFAWVFYIFGAFLIYTAWKLIQEARADAEDEEFEENRLLKAAERRFGVADRYHGTKLWIQQNGKRVMTPMLVVMLAIGTTDVLFALDSIPAIFGLTQDPYIVFTANAFALMGLRQLYFLIGGLLRKLVHLSYGLSVILGFIGIKLVLHALHESGVHVPEISIPVSLGVICGVLVITTITSLMASKKQAAEEARQGEGPQKGDGSQKDSVDV
- the aroQ gene encoding type II 3-dehydroquinate dehydratase; translation: MPRTLASAPIMILNGPNLNLLGQRQPEIYGSDTLADVEELCAKAAATHGGTVDFRQSNHEGELVDWIHEARLGHCGIVINPGAYSHTSVAILDALNTCDGLPVLEVHISNIHRREEFRHHSYVSLRADGVIAGCGVQGYVFGVERVAALAGTGRAEA
- a CDS encoding calcium:proton antiporter; translation: MIVRLRSLVTQWTAVVPVMAIVLLALTWGRDLPGVLVGLVTLVLAGAVLAAVHHAEVVAHRVGEPFGSLVLAVAVTIIEVALIVTLMADGGDKSATLARDTVFAAVMITCNGIFGLSLLVASLRHGLAVFNAEGTGAALATVATLATLSLVLPTFTTSKPGPEFSTAQLTFAALSSLVLYGMFVATQTVRHRDYFLPITRQGEVIDADDHADTPATRTALTSLGFLGLALVGVVGLAKGVSPTIESGVDAAGMPHAVVGVIIALLVLLPETIAALRSARRDRVQTSLNLALGSAMASIGLTIPAVAVASIWLSGPLVLGLGSTHMVLLALTVVVSSLTVVPGRATPLQGGVHLVLFAAYLELAITP
- a CDS encoding ATP-binding cassette domain-containing protein, with product MADVRRPPPRAPRPTDDFRSAALAAFGSRTRGTAKRRPRHASSQHCNTRSHYAQLAPRRVHGTGRAEAEARARELLDRLGLGAKADEYPDRLSGGQQQRAAIVRALAVRPRLLLLDEVTAVLDPELVGEVLNVVRDLKEDGMTLVLATHEMGFARDVADQVCFLDGGVVLERGPAEEVLGEPREERTRRFLRRIVAAGRL
- a CDS encoding TerD family protein, which translates into the protein MTAELVRGQNHPLSQARLEIRVSAGKPIVAGATLSDELGKVPGVEWVAHPGSPTLPGIEVSKQAAADHRLACDLDALPETVHRVSVLLALPSGVGGPVRFGAVAAPFVAVTGLDGAEVASYTVTGLDAESAVVALELYRRQGAWKVRAVGQGYAGGLAELLTDHGLPQARQLAGSINEAVVQGLARSVAAPPPRAADGDRSRHAATPALGQDPGGATSPGTPAQMSPQHGHPGGQGSTAPGAGPGAPQPAYPAGSAPGDPSAVPQPGGPGAGGPVNYSHPGRQAAAPPPPPPTAPPAQPGQPAQPVAGDATGWSMEERLYNQVWGMFEDLARATAAYRSAVDFAESRMEQELDKVLSDPRARIGGQGDAAREAARAKQADLVDRAREALDRDLAQLTAEAEVVEPALPPAFARWDNPAWHGYCVPMEIPMAVRLGDLHLPESAGLSIPMLVRLPLERGLWIDSGRTGSFDGSIADSDDLRRLSMDTAVAHAARLLAVYPAGEYTVHVIDAAGSAASSLAPLVDTGVLGAPPAVGAAGVNEVLARLTQRVDLVQMAVRGGAADSLPSDLDPAEQLLIVNDFPHGFNDRAVTQLRYLADEGPAVGVHLMLVADREDAAAYGPLLDPLWRSLLRLTPVPDDHLADPWVGHTWTYDPSRVPPGSQVLQHVLTQVATARRAWNR
- a CDS encoding recombinase family protein — encoded protein: MQIECWLYARISDDPREQRRGVHRQLQDLRVHAQAKNWLVKGEFHDNDISAHKEEERPGYDKLMHAVITAMPEVGETGNQGVVLALHPSRLWRRRVERAQAIEDLRHAKACVAFETGGFFDMSKATERSQLAQVGESDTLESEVKGERVAREALARAEEGRANGAVQYGWRRVYEYDRAGRVESFRDEIDPEQAEIVKEVTNRLLAGETLFRITDDLNIRRVLPPGANLVMKRKKRAQGNEDGALWNKTSVKKLALRPANAGLRVHHGELYPAAWEPIVDREKWEQVKSLLTAPGRSVRRDGQRKHLLTWGIGECGVCTSVLAAKPRGRAKKLLYVCDSKQGCTGRNEELVDTWVGAVVVARLSRPDAAAVFGPDEERLTRLRVAQDGLKTRLEEAADDYADGMLTRDQLRAVTKKLKEQIARLEEEIEGATPKWDLELMGDLLGPPQEAVEAAWEALTVVQKRAVLEVLGIKVRILPTPKRGPGFDPDYVEVLAGDGTPFAEYVPAA